In the Drosophila biarmipes strain raj3 chromosome X, RU_DBia_V1.1, whole genome shotgun sequence genome, one interval contains:
- the LOC108027531 gene encoding band 7 protein AGAP004871: MASNQDSPVYANYEDMRNSGPTSSTAYMVNVGPGASATEHPIRVPGPTQQYRGFKTSENEPKGFMEWVVTFFSVLIFIITSPIAIFICFKVVAEYERAIIFRLGRLSGGARGPGMFFILPCIDEYRKVDLRTVTFNVPQQEMLTKDSVTVTVDAVVYYRISDPLYAVVQVEDYSMSTRLLAATTLRNIVGTRNLSELLTEREVLAHTMQSTLDEATEPWGVMVERVEIKDVSLPVSMQRAMAAEAEAARDARAKVIAAEGEKKSATALKEASDVISSSPSALQLRYLQTLSSISAEKNSTIIFPLPMELLTPYLAKYAHLVGPPPQPPQEPEKSDNLLLNAQAAWPKTNL; the protein is encoded by the exons ATGGCGTCGAATCAGGATTCGCCCGTCTACGCCAACTACGAGGACATGCGGAACTCCGGTCCGACCAGTTCCACGGCCTATATGGTCAACGTGGGCCCCGGCGCATCGGCTACCGAGCATCCCATTCGGGTTCCCGGACCCACTCAGCAGTACCGCGGCTTCAAGACAT CGGAGAACGAGCCCAAGGGCTTCATGGAGTGGGTTGTGACCTTCTTCTCGGTGCTGATCTTTATCATCACCTCGCCCATCGCCATCTTCATCTGCTTCAAGGTGGTGGCGGAGTATGAGCGGGCTATCATATTCCGGCTAGGCAGGCTGAGCGGCGGGGCGCGTGGTCCGGGCATGTTCTTCATCCTGCCGTGCATCGATGAGTACAGAAAGGTGGACCTGCGGACGGTCACCTTCAATGTGCCGCAGCAGGAGATGCTGACGAAGGACTCGGTGACGGTCACTGTGGATGCGGTAGTCTACTATCGGATCAGCGATCCCCTCTACGCGGTAGTGCAGGTGGAGGACTACAGCATGTCCACTCGCCTGCTGGCGGCCACCACGCTGCGGAACATCGTCGGCACCCGCAATCTCTCCGAGCTGCTCACCGAGCGCGAAGTCCTCGCTCACACCATGCAGTCCACCCTGGATGAGGCCACCGAGCCCTGGGGCGTCATGGTGGAGCGTGTGGAGAT CAAGGACGTGTCCCTGCCCGTCTCCATGCAGCGTGCCATGGCCGCCGAGGCGGAGGCTGCCCGCGATGCCCGTGCCAAGGTGATTGCCGCCGAGGGCGAGAAGAAGTCTGCCACGGCCCTCAAGGAGGCCTCTGATGTCATCTCCTCCAGCCCCTCAGCGCTGCAG CTGCGCTACCTGCAAACTCTGAGCAGCATCTCTGCGGAGAAGAACTCCACCATCATCTTCCCCCTGCCCATGGAGCTCCTGACCCCGTACCTGGCCAAGTATGCCCACTTGGTGGGGCCGCCACCGCAGCCTCCGCAAGAGCCGGAGAAGTCCGACAACCTCCTTTTAAATGCCCAGGCTGCCTGGCCCAAGACAAACCTATGA
- the LOC108027533 gene encoding NADH-cytochrome b5 reductase-like: MVTKRDAAKQDVGVEEELLQASDCCGNGCTHCILDNKPRPSKRVLLAGKRNVILSYTKFRLLRRESLDGQVLQLHFGHAAEQGTDTEDSVLDIPPGHHVMLRVGSLLRPYSPYWSDFQAREFRILVKLQQEGPMSRHLAAVRPNDLLEFRGPIGQYVHDPMEAKCIYILAQGVAIAPTLPLVRQVLENEEDMSRLWHLVCARDLQHVYFREELLEFAQFWNYRSCLYLPHQQCESAACKEAGHCDPECPNLRRSLRYRETAKVSRLDASGLTTHSNPSIAGQRVVIVAGDSNFQRNMALIATQSIGVDPAHVYLL; encoded by the coding sequence ATGGTGACAAAAAGGGACGCCGCCAAGCAGGATGTGGGTGTagaggaggagctgctgcagGCCTCCGACTGCTGCGGCAACGGCTGCACCCACTGCATCCTGGACAACAAGCCCCGGCCGAGCAAGCGCGTCCTGCTGGCCGGCAAACGCAATGTCATTCTGAGCTACACGAAATTCCGCCTGTTGCGGCGAGAATCATTGGATGGCCAGGTGCTTCAGCTGCACTTCGGCCACGCAGCTGAGCAGGGGACGGATACGGAGGACTCGGTGCTGGACATTCCACCCGGTCACCACGTAATGCTGCGTGTGGGATCCCTGCTGCGTCCCTATTCGCCCTACTGGAGCGACTTCCAGGCCAGGGAGTTCCGCATTCTGGTAAAGTTGCAGCAGGAGGGGCCCATGTCGCGCCACCTAGCAGCCGTGCGGCCCAACGATCTGCTGGAGTTCCGCGGACCCATCGGGCAGTACGTGCATGACCCAATGGAGGCCAAGTGCATCTATATTCTAGCCCAGGGCGTAGCCATTGCACCCACTTTGCCACTGGTGCGGCAGGTGCTGGAGAACGAGGAGGACATGAGTCGCTTGTGGCACCTGGTGTGCGCCCGCGACCTACAGCACGTCTACTTCCGCGAGGAGCTGCTCGAGTTCGCCCAGTTCTGGAACTACAGGAGCTGCCTCTACCTCCCCCATCAGCAGTGCGAATCCGCCGCTTGCAAGGAGGCAGGACACTGCGATCCGGAGTGCCCAAATCTCCGGCGGAGTCTCCGCTACAGGGAGACGGCCAAAGTGTCCCGCTTGGATGCTTCCGGACTGACCACCCACTCCAATCCCTCCATTGCCGGACAGCGCGTCGTCATCGTGGCCGGAGACTCTAACTTCCAAAGGAACATGGCCCTAATTGCCACACAATCCATAGGCGTGGACCCGGCTCACGTGTACTTGTTGTAA